A stretch of the Fusobacterium varium genome encodes the following:
- a CDS encoding autotransporter, translating to MIKEMEKALKRYLKGKNRITMGVVVAFLLGSSFAFGDVTVKYEDSTIKILDNSGTITEIGTVTKNSDDEFTWTLPEGANITETVKIDDTVNTNNIKVNIVNSGTISSSGNGNYIGNGISSYSNSDSNTIGDITNSGSIRGNSTGGGKSGNGIFSDSDTLNSIIGNITNSGSISGNSTVEAHSGNGIYSYSDTSNSIIGNIKNNGNINGSTTGSGNKSGNGIYSYSDSASTIGDITNSGSIRGNSTGGDSSGNGIYSYSDSDGSTIGDITNSGSIRGNSTGGDKSGNGIYSYSETGASTIEDITNRGSISGNSTGGNDSGNGIYSYSKPSSTIGNITNSGTISGSTTGNGDKSGNGIFSYSKTGASTIGDIINSGTISGSTTGIGNYSGNGIYSTSSESIIGNIINYGIISGKSTSGSESENGIYSYSFRDDSISKSKIGNITNYGTISGNGRNVYSGNGIYSSSSTNLSSTSSKIGKITNYGIISGSTTGSGNYSGNGVFSSSSSGSSIIESISNTGVIMGSNNGIYIKGDSSSKIDKYSNYGLVIGQTPVKIEGGGTVNTLKEQGMAITLDGSGDITSIASGTGGSTGIYSIVNTQLRDNSGSAVSSGAVDSYDVYTSDQSISDTIINGAGVNSGTVTIEADKNFSLNGGVVNAYKTAVTVKDGASFTGTDVTINGGGLDGNTVVISGSAGANTVNISGNSFINGKVDLGDGDDILFIGNSTQINGDIDGGTGNGDILNFGSAVSRAVGNDNINLFHKISNMENININQKVTAFETSEITGAKDINIGKNGEFVLRIDTSKVDNTSGTDKITGHALYGNIGTISSTGGKLLLALNGVGNESIISFGNTQLDSSLVTGDEGKYQEDITLDTTSLLHSVGKIDLSNNEIKITAKSNLPTKPINPDNITYEKLNKIYHGILSVDKLENFNVDTDEKLSSFMGYLNDIYAGNPYSYSSELSRKSMGMFRDIVTENLFKADTGKWMIYGGLTHIDGGTKDTYYGKGYYTYDIGSSDIDADTKITGAYMLGEYGVSDTLTSGVIIGGNKLKSDLSNGSKVDGSAMYLGAYAKKYIGNLKVTAGLGFQYGDYDADRTAAGREITETRSYSSSYSDLTYDIYLNGRYSHNIRENLFLEPYGTLSYTYVDQDGADEGNKTLAIETDSKSFDYTSAKVGLDLKKVIPHEKGKSTLSVGASYTRLLNGADEEYITGRFKGGSNFDILVAHKNEHSLGLNAKYTLELENGILFDVKGTYSVERDSHNQSGKNKTKGEWIVGTGLGYKF from the coding sequence ATGATTAAAGAAATGGAGAAAGCTTTAAAAAGATATCTCAAGGGAAAGAATAGAATAACAATGGGAGTGGTAGTAGCTTTTTTACTGGGAAGCAGTTTTGCATTTGGAGATGTTACAGTAAAATATGAAGATTCAACTATTAAAATACTAGATAATTCAGGAACTATTACAGAAATTGGAACAGTAACAAAAAATTCTGATGATGAATTTACCTGGACATTACCAGAAGGAGCAAATATAACTGAAACTGTAAAAATAGATGATACAGTAAATACAAATAATATTAAAGTAAATATAGTGAATAGTGGAACTATAAGCAGTTCTGGAAATGGAAATTATATAGGAAATGGAATTAGTTCTTATTCTAATTCAGATAGTAATACAATAGGAGATATAACAAATAGTGGAAGTATAAGAGGAAACAGTACTGGTGGAGGTAAATCAGGAAATGGAATATTTTCTGATTCTGATACTTTAAATAGTATAATAGGAAATATAACAAATAGCGGAAGTATAAGTGGAAACAGTACTGTTGAAGCTCATTCAGGAAATGGAATATATTCTTATTCTGATACTTCAAATAGTATAATAGGAAATATAAAAAATAATGGAAATATCAATGGCAGTACTACTGGCAGTGGAAATAAATCAGGAAATGGAATATATTCTTATTCTGATTCAGCTAGTACAATAGGGGATATAACAAATAGTGGAAGTATAAGAGGAAACAGTACTGGCGGAGATAGTTCAGGAAATGGAATATATTCTTATTCTGATTCAGATGGTAGTACAATAGGAGATATAACAAATAGTGGAAGTATAAGAGGAAACAGTACTGGCGGAGATAAATCAGGAAATGGAATATATTCTTATTCTGAGACTGGAGCTAGTACAATAGAAGATATAACAAATAGAGGAAGTATAAGTGGAAACAGTACTGGTGGAAATGATTCAGGAAATGGAATATATTCTTATTCTAAACCAAGTAGTACAATAGGAAATATAACAAATAGTGGAACTATAAGTGGTAGTACTACTGGTAATGGAGATAAATCAGGAAATGGAATTTTTTCTTATTCTAAGACTGGAGCTAGTACAATAGGAGATATAATAAATAGTGGAACTATAAGTGGCAGTACTACTGGTATTGGAAATTATTCAGGAAATGGAATTTATTCTACTAGTAGTGAGAGTATAATAGGCAATATAATAAATTATGGAATAATTAGTGGAAAAAGTACTAGTGGAAGTGAATCAGAAAATGGAATTTATTCTTATTCTTTTAGAGATGATTCTATTTCAAAGAGTAAAATAGGCAACATAACGAATTATGGAACAATTAGTGGAAATGGTAGAAACGTTTATAGTGGAAATGGAATTTATTCTTCTTCTAGTACTAATCTTTCTTCTACAAGTAGTAAAATAGGAAAGATAACGAATTATGGAATTATTAGTGGCAGTACTACTGGTAGTGGAAATTATTCAGGAAATGGAGTTTTTTCTTCTTCTTCTTCTGGTTCATCAATAATAGAATCAATTTCAAATACTGGTGTTATAATGGGAAGCAACAATGGAATATATATTAAAGGAGATTCTAGTTCAAAGATTGATAAATATAGCAATTATGGACTTGTAATAGGACAGACACCAGTCAAAATTGAAGGTGGCGGAACAGTAAACACTCTAAAAGAACAGGGAATGGCTATAACTCTTGATGGAAGTGGAGATATCACTTCTATTGCTTCAGGAACTGGAGGAAGTACAGGAATATATTCTATAGTGAATACTCAATTAAGAGATAATTCAGGAAGCGCAGTATCATCTGGTGCAGTAGATTCATATGATGTATATACAAGCGACCAAAGTATTTCAGATACTATCATCAATGGTGCTGGTGTAAATAGTGGAACAGTGACAATAGAAGCAGATAAGAATTTCTCACTTAATGGTGGAGTTGTCAATGCCTATAAAACTGCTGTTACAGTTAAAGATGGAGCTTCATTTACTGGTACAGATGTAACAATTAATGGTGGGGGCTTAGATGGAAATACTGTTGTTATTTCTGGAAGTGCAGGAGCTAATACAGTAAATATATCTGGAAATTCTTTTATCAATGGAAAAGTTGATTTAGGAGATGGAGATGATATTTTATTTATTGGAAATTCCACTCAAATCAATGGAGATATAGACGGTGGAACAGGTAATGGGGATATTCTTAATTTTGGTTCAGCCGTTTCCAGAGCAGTGGGAAATGATAATATAAATCTTTTCCATAAAATATCAAATATGGAAAACATAAATATAAATCAGAAAGTAACTGCATTTGAAACTTCCGAAATTACAGGAGCAAAAGATATTAATATTGGTAAAAATGGGGAGTTTGTATTAAGAATAGATACAAGCAAAGTGGACAACACAAGTGGGACAGATAAAATTACAGGTCATGCACTTTATGGGAATATAGGAACAATATCTTCAACAGGAGGAAAATTATTACTTGCTCTTAATGGAGTAGGGAATGAAAGTATAATAAGTTTTGGAAATACTCAATTGGATAGCAGTTTGGTGACAGGAGATGAAGGAAAATATCAGGAAGATATAACTTTAGATACAACATCACTGCTTCACTCAGTAGGAAAAATAGATTTATCAAACAATGAAATAAAAATTACAGCTAAATCTAATCTTCCTACAAAACCAATTAATCCAGATAATATAACATATGAAAAATTAAATAAAATATATCATGGTATTCTTTCGGTAGATAAATTAGAAAACTTTAATGTAGATACTGATGAAAAACTCTCATCATTTATGGGATACTTAAATGACATCTATGCAGGAAATCCATACTCATATTCTTCTGAATTATCAAGAAAATCAATGGGAATGTTCAGAGATATAGTTACTGAAAATTTATTTAAAGCAGATACAGGAAAATGGATGATATATGGCGGACTTACTCATATAGATGGAGGAACTAAAGATACATATTATGGAAAAGGATACTATACTTATGATATAGGAAGTTCTGATATAGATGCAGATACAAAAATCACAGGAGCATATATGCTTGGAGAATATGGTGTATCTGACACACTGACTTCTGGAGTGATAATCGGAGGAAATAAATTGAAATCTGATTTGTCTAATGGATCAAAAGTAGATGGAAGTGCAATGTATCTTGGAGCTTATGCGAAAAAATATATTGGAAATTTAAAAGTAACAGCAGGATTAGGATTCCAATATGGAGATTATGATGCAGACAGAACAGCAGCAGGAAGAGAAATTACAGAAACAAGAAGTTATTCTTCAAGCTACAGTGATTTGACTTATGATATTTATCTAAATGGAAGATATTCACATAATATTAGAGAGAACTTATTCCTAGAACCTTATGGAACTTTATCATACACATATGTAGATCAAGATGGAGCAGATGAGGGAAATAAAACTTTAGCAATAGAAACAGATTCAAAATCATTTGATTATACATCAGCCAAAGTGGGATTAGATCTTAAAAAAGTGATACCACATGAAAAAGGAAAGAGCACATTATCAGTTGGGGCAAGCTATACAAGACTGCTTAATGGCGCAGATGAAGAATATATCACAGGAAGATTTAAAGGTGGAAGCAACTTTGATATATTAGTTGCCCACAAGAATGAGCACAGCTTAGGATTGAATGCTAAATATACACTTGAACTGGAAAATGGAATCTTATTTGATGTAAAAGGAACTTACTCTGTAGAAAGAGATTCACATAATCAATCTGGAAAGAATAAGACTAAAGGTGAATGGATAGTAGGAACAGGACTGGGTTATAAGTTCTAG
- a CDS encoding putative DNA-binding protein — protein sequence MTEGEFIRFYKKRNGLKNQQEVKEKIDLFWNTLLKVLDKGEKVTFKNWGTFEEKEVKPRKIMITKINKSGYTKSKKKIRFRAGAGLQDIVNGAGTDE from the coding sequence ATGACAGAAGGGGAATTTATAAGATTCTATAAAAAGAGAAATGGACTAAAGAATCAGCAGGAAGTAAAAGAAAAGATAGACTTATTCTGGAATACACTGCTAAAAGTTCTGGATAAAGGGGAAAAGGTAACCTTTAAAAATTGGGGAACATTTGAAGAAAAAGAGGTAAAACCAAGAAAAATAATGATAACTAAAATAAATAAATCTGGTTATACAAAATCTAAAAAGAAGATAAGATTCAGAGCAGGAGCGGGCTTGCAGGATATAGTAAATGGAGCTGGTACTGATGAATAA
- a CDS encoding putative DNA-binding protein: MNKRELAKVYSETSKGEISARKALKEIEVFLETMQEALQKSHSLIFRNIGIFEVKERKPRIIANPVTKEPMKIYPKKTVKFRESKNIQDK, from the coding sequence ATGAATAAGAGAGAATTAGCAAAAGTATACAGTGAAACAAGTAAAGGGGAAATATCAGCAAGAAAAGCACTGAAAGAAATAGAAGTATTTCTTGAAACAATGCAGGAGGCTTTGCAGAAAAGTCATTCATTGATATTTAGAAATATAGGAATATTTGAAGTGAAGGAAAGAAAACCAAGAATAATAGCCAATCCAGTAACTAAAGAACCTATGAAGATTTATCCAAAAAAAACAGTGAAATTCAGAGAATCTAAAAATATTCAGGATAAATAG
- a CDS encoding aminotransferase, with protein MEINREVSKLQYSLIRTLNEESRKYSDAIDLTIGEPDIPSPKELITEALKYGAEHQLRYSPTGGGEKIRTLTADYYNRKYGSSYAADNVIINVGASEALSSCLKTILNSGDEVMVPVPFYPGYPPMISLCCAETVFVDITKTGFKITAELLEENYSSKTKALLLSNPCNPTGNVLTLEEMNTIADFIKKRDIFLISDEIYSELSFYNFHSFSSFDRIKDKLIIINGFSKSHSMTGWRIGYTIFPLEYRRYFLNTTLYTLSSPVTLSIAAAETALKKFEDRSELMNIYKERALYMKNSLIKLGFKVVEPKGAFYIFADYSEVSELNSFDFAMDILRKVQVAVVPGISFGTEKYFRISLTADIFKLKEAVERIEKYVKKIIQPIK; from the coding sequence ATGGAGATAAACAGAGAAGTATCAAAACTTCAATACTCCCTTATCAGAACGCTCAATGAAGAATCAAGAAAATATTCAGATGCAATAGATCTAACAATAGGAGAGCCAGACATTCCTTCACCAAAAGAACTAATAACAGAGGCATTAAAATATGGAGCTGAGCATCAACTGAGGTACTCTCCTACTGGTGGTGGGGAAAAAATCAGAACATTAACAGCAGACTATTACAATAGAAAATATGGTTCCAGTTATGCAGCTGATAATGTAATCATAAATGTAGGAGCTTCAGAAGCTTTATCATCATGTTTGAAAACAATTTTAAATTCAGGAGATGAAGTTATGGTACCAGTACCCTTTTATCCAGGATATCCACCTATGATAAGTTTGTGCTGTGCTGAAACTGTATTTGTTGATATAACAAAAACAGGGTTTAAAATAACTGCAGAATTATTAGAAGAAAATTATTCCAGTAAAACAAAAGCTTTACTTTTAAGCAATCCCTGTAATCCTACAGGAAATGTGTTAACTTTAGAGGAAATGAATACAATAGCAGATTTTATAAAGAAAAGGGATATATTCCTTATATCAGATGAAATATATAGTGAACTTTCATTTTATAATTTTCACTCTTTCAGTTCATTTGACAGAATAAAAGATAAACTTATCATAATAAATGGATTTTCAAAATCACATTCAATGACAGGCTGGAGAATAGGATATACTATTTTCCCATTGGAATACAGAAGATATTTTTTGAATACTACCTTATATACATTGAGTTCTCCAGTGACTTTATCCATTGCAGCAGCAGAAACTGCACTGAAAAAGTTTGAAGACAGAAGTGAACTTATGAATATATATAAAGAAAGAGCGTTATATATGAAAAATTCTTTAATAAAGTTAGGATTTAAAGTAGTTGAACCAAAGGGAGCATTCTATATATTTGCAGATTATTCAGAAGTTTCAGAATTAAATTCTTTTGATTTTGCAATGGATATACTGAGAAAGGTACAAGTGGCAGTAGTTCCGGGAATCTCTTTTGGAACAGAAAAATATTTTAGAATATCACTTACAGCAGATATATTTAAACTGAAAGAAGCTGTAGAAAGAATAGAGAAATATGTGAAAAAAATTATACAACCAATAAAATAA
- the dapH gene encoding 2,3,4,5-tetrahydropyridine-2,6-carboxylate N-succinyltransferase — MTNLNTAEELIAFIKNSQKRTPVKAYINGDINDIETSAQVFRGKGSYILIGESDEINRVLKKYRDNITDYYIENDRRNSGVPTLDYRNINARIEPGAVIRDKVTIGNNAVIMMGAVINIGAVIGDNTMIDMGAVLGGRATVGKNCHIGAGAVLAGVVEPPSAKPVIVEDGVLVGANAVIIEGVRIGTGAVVGAGAVVLEDVPAGAVVTGNPARIIKNVDEKTLGKTQLVDDLRK; from the coding sequence ATGACAAACTTAAATACAGCAGAAGAGCTAATAGCTTTTATAAAAAATTCACAAAAAAGAACACCAGTAAAAGCATATATAAATGGAGATATAAATGATATTGAAACTTCAGCACAGGTCTTTAGAGGAAAGGGTTCATACATACTGATAGGAGAATCAGATGAAATAAACAGAGTGCTGAAAAAATATAGAGATAATATAACAGATTACTATATTGAAAATGACAGAAGAAATTCAGGAGTACCAACTTTAGATTATAGAAACATAAATGCAAGAATAGAGCCTGGAGCTGTCATAAGAGATAAGGTAACTATTGGAAATAATGCTGTTATTATGATGGGAGCTGTGATAAATATAGGAGCAGTAATAGGAGATAATACTATGATAGATATGGGAGCAGTACTTGGGGGCAGAGCTACAGTAGGTAAAAACTGCCATATTGGAGCAGGAGCTGTACTTGCAGGAGTAGTAGAACCTCCTTCAGCTAAGCCGGTAATAGTAGAGGATGGAGTTCTTGTGGGAGCCAATGCTGTAATCATAGAAGGAGTAAGAATAGGAACAGGAGCAGTGGTAGGAGCAGGGGCAGTAGTTCTTGAAGATGTGCCTGCAGGAGCTGTTGTTACAGGAAATCCAGCAAGAATAATAAAAAATGTAGATGAGAAAACATTGGGAAAGACACAATTGGTAGACGATTTAAGAAAATAG
- the dapB gene encoding 4-hydroxy-tetrahydrodipicolinate reductase, with amino-acid sequence MEIIIHGTGAMGRLIKETAENNENIRITGFTDELATETGDVIIDFSHYSRLNSLLDYSKEKRIPLVIATTGYSNEILKKIKEAAREIPVLLSSNMSLGVSLLNDILERIVPVLYGNYDIEVIEKHHNKKVDSPSGTAKNLIETIKKSCSETMREQYGREGNRKREKNEIGIHSLRGGTIIGEHSVLFCGEDEVIEIKHTAMSKKIFAAGALKAAEFLIGKEAGIYTMKNIFENQEER; translated from the coding sequence ATGGAAATAATAATACATGGAACTGGAGCAATGGGAAGGTTGATAAAAGAAACAGCAGAAAATAATGAGAATATAAGAATAACAGGTTTTACAGATGAACTGGCTACTGAAACTGGAGATGTAATAATAGATTTCTCTCATTATTCAAGATTGAATTCTCTTTTGGATTATTCAAAAGAGAAAAGAATACCTCTGGTTATTGCAACTACTGGATATTCAAATGAAATATTAAAGAAGATAAAGGAAGCAGCTAGAGAAATACCTGTACTTCTCTCTTCAAATATGTCTTTAGGAGTGAGCCTTTTAAATGATATTCTTGAAAGAATAGTTCCAGTACTCTATGGAAACTATGATATAGAAGTAATAGAAAAACATCATAATAAAAAGGTGGATTCTCCAAGCGGAACAGCTAAAAATTTAATTGAAACTATAAAGAAAAGCTGTTCAGAAACTATGAGAGAGCAATATGGAAGAGAAGGAAATAGAAAGAGAGAAAAAAATGAGATAGGAATCCATTCTTTGAGAGGAGGAACTATTATTGGAGAACATTCAGTTCTTTTCTGTGGAGAAGATGAAGTTATAGAAATAAAACACACTGCAATGTCTAAAAAAATATTTGCTGCGGGAGCTTTAAAAGCAGCTGAATTTCTTATTGGAAAAGAAGCAGGAATATATACTATGAAAAATATTTTTGAAAATCAGGAGGAAAGATGA
- a CDS encoding putative 4-hydroxy-tetrahydrodipicolinate synthase, which produces MELFTGSGVALITPFDENGEVNYLRLRDILEFHLLNHTDAIIVTGTTGEGSTLTDEEKLSVIKFTVEVINNRIPVIAGTGSNDTRHAAEFSKSAEKAGADGLLVVTPYYNKGNENGIYEHYKTIAEGVKIPVILYNVPSRTGVNLSISLLKKLVQIENITALKEASGNISYVAEAAREVPELDIYSGNDDMIVPVLSLGGKGVISVAANIIPDISHEMVISFLNGEVEKARELQLKYNDLVNALFLETNPVPIKEAMNFLGYKTGNCRLPLGAMEESNRIKLIDILTAHEVARWK; this is translated from the coding sequence ATGGAATTGTTTACAGGTTCAGGAGTTGCCCTCATAACTCCTTTCGATGAAAATGGCGAAGTAAATTACTTAAGACTTAGAGATATACTTGAATTTCATCTTTTAAATCATACAGATGCAATAATAGTAACTGGAACTACCGGGGAAGGAAGTACCCTTACTGATGAAGAAAAACTTTCAGTAATAAAATTTACAGTGGAAGTAATAAACAACAGAATACCTGTAATAGCAGGAACAGGATCAAATGATACCAGACATGCTGCTGAATTTAGTAAAAGTGCAGAAAAAGCTGGGGCAGATGGACTCTTAGTAGTTACACCTTACTATAACAAGGGAAATGAAAACGGAATATATGAACACTACAAAACAATAGCAGAAGGGGTTAAAATACCTGTGATATTGTACAATGTTCCTTCAAGAACAGGGGTAAATCTTTCTATATCACTTTTGAAAAAACTGGTACAAATAGAAAATATTACAGCTCTAAAAGAGGCTAGTGGAAATATATCGTATGTTGCAGAGGCAGCAAGAGAAGTACCTGAACTTGATATTTATTCTGGAAACGATGATATGATAGTTCCAGTTCTTTCATTAGGAGGGAAAGGAGTTATTTCTGTAGCAGCTAATATAATTCCTGATATAAGTCATGAAATGGTAATTTCATTTTTAAATGGAGAAGTAGAGAAAGCAAGAGAATTACAATTGAAATATAATGATCTTGTAAATGCTCTATTTCTTGAAACAAATCCAGTTCCAATAAAAGAGGCAATGAATTTTCTTGGATATAAAACAGGAAATTGCAGACTTCCATTGGGAGCAATGGAGGAATCAAACAGAATAAAACTGATAGATATATTAACTGCTCATGAGGTGGCAAGATGGAAATAA
- the lysC gene encoding aspartate kinase — protein MRVVLKYGGSSVATIEKVKAISGYISKLKKEKYDEIVVVASAMGKTTDTLIKMANEISSNPDQRELDSLLSTGEQQTVTLLSIALNAEGEKAVSLTGPQANVKTMGIHTKSKIKSIDAERIENYLKDGKIVIVTGFQGVNENGDITTLGRGGSDTSAVALAAALECECRIYTDVEGIYSVDPRIYKDARLLDKISYEEMMEMAHLGAGVMETRAVELGKKFNIPIFVGKSLSETGGTYIMEKDSILEEKLVTGLSVANEIIVTTISNIDYSAEKIAEIFLIINNCGLNINMITQNINRNRKTDISFSCTLGEKYLLNQVVEQIKNRYSEIEIEYQDNLGMISVVGIGMINNSEIAGRFFSALSSAGVEFYQVTTSEISISCSIERNLINRAVESAAVEFGL, from the coding sequence ATGAGAGTAGTATTAAAGTATGGTGGCTCAAGTGTAGCAACAATAGAAAAGGTAAAGGCGATTTCTGGATATATCAGTAAGCTGAAGAAGGAAAAATATGATGAAATTGTTGTTGTTGCTTCAGCAATGGGAAAGACAACAGATACTTTAATAAAGATGGCTAATGAAATTTCTTCAAATCCTGATCAGAGAGAGCTTGATTCTCTTTTGTCAACTGGAGAACAGCAGACAGTTACACTTCTTTCTATAGCATTAAACGCTGAAGGAGAAAAGGCGGTATCACTTACAGGACCGCAGGCAAATGTAAAAACTATGGGAATTCATACAAAAAGTAAGATAAAAAGTATAGATGCAGAGAGGATAGAAAATTATCTGAAAGATGGAAAAATAGTCATAGTAACTGGATTTCAGGGAGTTAATGAAAATGGAGATATAACAACTCTTGGAAGAGGGGGTTCAGATACAAGTGCAGTAGCTCTGGCAGCTGCTTTAGAATGTGAATGCAGAATATATACAGATGTGGAAGGGATATATAGTGTAGACCCTAGAATATATAAAGATGCAAGACTATTAGATAAGATTTCATATGAGGAGATGATGGAGATGGCACACCTTGGTGCAGGAGTAATGGAAACAAGAGCAGTGGAATTAGGAAAGAAGTTTAATATACCAATTTTTGTAGGAAAGAGTTTAAGTGAAACAGGAGGAACATATATCATGGAAAAAGATAGCATCTTAGAGGAAAAATTAGTAACTGGGCTCAGTGTAGCAAATGAAATAATTGTAACAACAATTTCAAATATAGATTACTCAGCAGAAAAGATAGCAGAGATATTTTTAATAATAAATAATTGTGGTCTGAATATAAATATGATTACTCAAAATATAAATAGAAATAGAAAAACAGACATATCATTCAGCTGTACTCTTGGAGAAAAATATTTATTAAATCAAGTAGTGGAGCAGATAAAAAACAGATACTCAGAAATTGAGATAGAATATCAGGATAATCTGGGAATGATATCGGTGGTAGGAATTGGAATGATAAATAATTCTGAAATTGCAGGAAGATTTTTTTCAGCATTGAGTAGTGCTGGAGTGGAATTCTATCAGGTAACTACTTCTGAAATAAGTATATCATGCAGTATAGAAAGAAATTTAATAAATAGAGCTGTAGAATCAGCTGCTGTAGAATTTGGACTTTAG
- a CDS encoding putative peptidase has protein sequence MKLKSKILIFLLFIVICGIIMPQKFSMPVENGTRRDYNQKSFWYYPWGKSITHKGVDIFAKSGINVLSSTMGFVIYEGNIKSGGNVVLILGPKWRLHYYAHLKTIDTKRFSFVKRCEKIGSVGDTGNAAGKPHHLHYSIVTLIPYPWLKDDSRQGWRKMLYLNPIEYLNNAENLK, from the coding sequence ATGAAACTAAAATCAAAGATACTCATATTTTTATTATTTATAGTAATATGTGGAATAATTATGCCACAGAAATTTTCTATGCCTGTAGAGAATGGGACTAGGAGAGATTATAATCAAAAAAGTTTTTGGTATTACCCATGGGGAAAGTCTATAACTCACAAAGGAGTAGATATATTTGCTAAATCTGGAATAAATGTATTAAGTTCTACAATGGGATTTGTTATATATGAGGGAAATATAAAATCAGGAGGGAATGTTGTATTGATACTTGGGCCTAAATGGAGATTGCATTACTATGCTCATTTAAAAACTATTGATACAAAAAGATTTTCTTTTGTAAAAAGGTGTGAGAAGATAGGAAGTGTAGGAGATACTGGAAATGCAGCAGGCAAACCTCATCATCTTCATTATTCAATAGTTACATTGATTCCATATCCATGGCTGAAAGATGATTCAAGACAGGGGTGGAGAAAGATGCTGTACCTGAATCCAATAGAGTATTTAAATAATGCAGAAAATTTGAAATAG
- a CDS encoding PTS sugar transporter subunit IIB: MKIVAVTACPSGVAHTYMAAEALKKAGEKLGVEIKVETQGGIGIENVITEADLTNTDYVVLTKEVAIKNEERFKGKKIVRVKIADAVKKAEDIVKKLIEHYNSNN, encoded by the coding sequence ATGAAAATAGTTGCTGTTACAGCTTGTCCATCAGGGGTAGCTCATACATATATGGCTGCTGAAGCTCTTAAAAAAGCTGGAGAAAAATTAGGGGTAGAAATAAAAGTAGAAACTCAAGGTGGTATTGGTATTGAAAATGTTATCACAGAAGCTGATTTAACAAATACAGATTATGTAGTTTTAACTAAAGAAGTTGCTATTAAAAATGAAGAGAGATTTAAAGGGAAAAAAATAGTAAGAGTTAAAATAGCAGATGCTGTAAAAAAAGCTGAAGATATAGTAAAAAAACTTATTGAACACTATAACTCAAATAACTAA